The nucleotide sequence acgagaattactgccatttttatttggagagttatatttagttaattatttttgcagatgattaatatataaattactcaggtccagcaatttatttgagaattttatgagttccagaagtatacgtttgatccagattactacagactgttctgttttcgacagattctgtttttcgtgtgttgtttgcttattttcatgaatctatggctagtaaaatagtttacaaaccatagagaagttggaatacagtagggttaacaccaatataaataaataatgagttcattacagtatcttgaagtggtgttttgttttctttcgctaacggagcttacgagttttctgttaagttttgtgttgtgaagttttcaagttttgggtaaggattcgatggactatggaataaggagtggcaagagcctaagcttgtggatgcccaaggcaccccaaggtaatattcaagaagtctcaagcgtctaagtttggggatgccccggttggcatcccacctttcttcttcaacaactatcggttagtttcggttgatcctaagtttttgcttcttcacatgatgtttgctactcttagaatgtcattttattttgctttgcttgatgtttgaataaaataccaagatctgaaattattaaatgttagagattcttcacatagttgcataattattcaactacgcattgatcttcacttatatccttcggagtagtatgtcatttgctctagtgcttcacttatatcttttagagcatggtagtagttttattttgaataaatagatgaactctcatgcttcacttagattattttgagagtcttaatagcatgataatttgcttaaaattctaatatgctaggtattcaagaataataaaattctcttatgagtgtgttgaatactaagagaagtttgatacttgatgattgttttgagatatgaggatggtaatattagagtcatgctagttgagtagttgtgaatttgagaaatacttgtgttaaagtttgtgattcccatagcatgcacgtatggtgaaccgttatgtgatgaagtcggagcatgatttatttattgattgtcttccttatgagtggcggtcgaggacaagcgatggtcttttcctaccaatctatccccctaggagcatgcgcgtaatactttgctttgataacttctagatttttgcaataagtatatgagttctttatgactaatgttgagtccatggattatatgcactttttcccatccttccaccattgctagcctctctaataccgagcacttttcgctggtatcatacacctaccatataccttcctcaatacagccaccatacctacctattatggcatttccatagccattccgagatatattgccatgcaactttccaccattccattattatgacacgctccatcattgtcatattgcttagcatggtcatgtagttgacatagtatttgtggcaaagccaccgttcataattctttcatacttgtcactcatgcatcattgcatatcccggtacaccgtcggaggcattcatatagagtcatattttgttctaagtatcgagttgtaattgttgagttgtaagaaaagtaaaagtgtgatgatcatcatcattagagcattgtcccagtgaggaaaagatgatggagactatgattcccccataagtcgggatgagactccggacgaaaataaataaataaaagaggccaaagaagcccaaataaaaaaagaggccataaaaaaagagaaggcccaaataaaaaattaaaaaatgagagaaaaagagagaaggggcaatgctactatccttttaccacacttgtgcttcaaagtagcaccatgatcttcatgatagagagtctcatatgttgtcactttcatatactagtgggaatatttcattatagaacttgacttgtatattccaatgatgggcttcctcaaaatgccctaggttttcgtgagcaagcaagttggatgcacacccacttagtttcttttgttgagctttcatatacttatagctctagtgcatccgttgcatggcaatccctactcactcacattgatatctattgatgggcatctccatagcccgttgatacgcctagtcgatgtgagactatcttctcccttttttgtcttctccacaaccacctatagtgctatgtccatggctcacgctcatgtattgcgtgaagattgaaaaagtttgagaacatcaaaagtatgaaacaattgcttggcttgtcatcggggttgtgcatgatttaaatattttgtgtggtgaagatggagcatagccagactatatgattttgtagggatagctttctttggccatgttattttgagaagacataattgcttagttagtatgcttgaagtattattacttttatgtcaatatgaacttttgtcttgaatctttcggctctgaatattcatatcacaagtaagaagaattacattgaaattatgccaactagcattccacatcaaaaattatcttttttatcatttacctactcgaggacaagcaggaattaagcttggggatgcttgatacgtctccaacgtatctataatttttgattgctccatgctatattatctactgttttgggcaatattgggctttattttccacttttatattattttgggactaacctattgaccagaggcccatcccagatttgctattttatgcctatttcagtgttttgaagaaaaggaatgtcaaacggagtcgaaacggaacgaaatcaactggagaagttatttttggaaggaaacctaccgggtagacttggaccctgcgtcagaagatgaaggaggagatcacgagggtaggggcgcgcccacccccctggcgcgcccccggcctcgtggccaccccttcggtccaccgacgtactcctttcacccatatatacccacgtatcctacaacttccagaacagagattagatcgagagttccgccgccagaagcctccgtagccaccgaaaaccaatctagacccgttccggcaccctgccggaaggggcaatccttcttcggtggccatcttcatcatcccggtgctctccatgacgaggagggagtagttctccctcggggctgagggtatgtaccagtagctatgtgtttgatctctctctctctctcgtgttcttgatttggcacgatcttgatgtatcgcgagctttgctattatattttggattctatgatgttttctcccccctctactctcttgtaatggataaagtttcccctttgaagttatcttatcggattgagtctttaaagatttgagaacacttgatgtatatcttgccgtgcgtatctgtggtgacaatgggatatcacgtgattaacttgatgtatgttttggtgatcaacttgcgggttccgcccatgaacctatgcataggggttggcacacgttttcgtcgtgattctccggtagaaactttggggcactccttgaggtcctgtgtgttggttgaatagatgaatctgagattgtgtgatgcatatcgtataattatgcccacgaatacttgaggtgacattggagtatctaggtgacattagggttttggttgatttgtatcttaaggtgttattctagtacgaactctagggctgtttgtgacacttacatgAATAGCCCatcggattgattggaaagaataactttgaggtggtttcataccctaccataatctcttcgtttgttctccgctattagtgactttggagtgactctttgttgcatgttagagggatagttatgtgatccaattatgttattattgttgagaggacttgcactagtgaaagtatgaaccctagaccttgtttccacacattgcaataccgtttacgctcacttttatcacttgttaccttgctgtttttataatttcagattacaaatacctttatctactatccatataccatttgtatcaccatctcttcgccgaattagtgcacctatacaatttaccattgtattgggtgtgttggggacacaagagactttttgttttttggttgcaggattgcttgagagagaccatcttcatcctatgcctcccacggattgataaaccttaggtcatccacttgagggaaatttgctactgtcctacaaacctccgcacttggaggcccaacaacgtctacaagaagaaggttgtgtagtagacatcatctgcCAACCCATGCATCTACTCTCTTAAAATATGCTAACCTGACAGAGTTAACAAAATGACCTAACTAAACAATGTTGCCAGAACCAGACTAAACAATGCTGACAGAGTAAACAATTAATGAATTCACTGTCCAAACTTCACAGTATAATACAATGCCTGCTTCCACAGTAAACAATGACTGCATCCACTGTCCTAATCTCACAATATAATACAATGACTGCTTCCACAGTACATATCCATGATAAACAAATGACATATCTGTTTGGTAAATCCACAACTTCCAATTAGTTCAGCTGGAACCATACCTTCTCTGCACAACAAAGAAACCTCCTGCCAGTGTGAATCCCTTCGAAAGCAACACGCCTTTCTGCTGCCTTCCCGTGTCCATGGCACAAAACATACATATCTGTCTCAGGGCCCTCGAAATCTGAGTCTTCGGTGCTAGCAGGAACCTGGAGTGCAAAGGAATGACAGAGATTTGGTCCAATGATTGAAAAGAAGCTCattccaaaaatccccaaatatcaaaccctaaccctaactctgAGAACTGACTTTAATGGTGCCATCGTCGAAATCTGAGCTCATGTACTGCCTGGTGTGCTCGCTGCTATCCGACCCATCACTCCACGACACCatggcgctgcggcggcggcgtggcgcggcgGCGACAGGTGCGGCGACCAAGAACAGAGCGAGagcgagagcgagaagagagcgagCGAGCAGAGTGGAGAAGGAGTAACAGTTGGCGCTTTTGACTGCTAGGACCGAACGGCGCCGTCTAACGCCGTCTGCCGGCTGTCGGGACGGCCTGGGGTACCACGTAGGCAAAAAACTGGCCCCAGTTGTCATAAACTCACTTAACTCAGCCCGATCCGCCGATCAgtgatttttgcaaaaaaattacaCTAGACGTGGTGCTTTCTGCAATGATTCTGTATCCTAGTGTTTTTCGTAAATATAGCCCTCAAAGTGGTTGTTCTATACAATTTACTCTTTTGAGGCGAGAGCAAAAAAATTAGTTATTTGATGGTCAGAGGATGGTGGTGTGGTACCCAGCCCACGGGATCAAATCTTGGATTTGACGTTTTGTTGTCTCAGTAATGCGAATATTATTTTAATGGAAGGCGATATTTTTATACTCcttccgttcttaaatataagtctttgtagagattctactatgaaccacatacggatgtatatagatgtatttgaagtgtaaattcattcattttgttccgtatgtagtctatttagtgaaatctctacaaagacttatactcattccgtttcaaattacttgtcgtagaaatggatatatctaaaactaaaatacatctagatacatctatacctgcgacaagtaatttgaaacggaacgactatttaggaacggagggagtaatagtgaGACACATGTGATCCCTTCcttgatcttcaagcttcacaACTTTGACCTGGTCTTTCGTAAGCGTTGTATTTGTGGTGGTGTGAGTGTACGCGCGTACATCTACATCCTAATTAGTGTTTTAAAAAAGAGATGAGTCCTGGCGCCGGCCGGAAGCTAGCTGATTTGAAGGACgcgtacagagagagagagagagagagagagagagaggaggagaaagcGCGCGAAAGCATGGCCGGGAATGGGAGGAAAACTTGGAACGGAAGAGGAGAATCTCAGCAAAGCGGAACAGTGAGGAGAGGTGTACAGCAGAGCTGCGCTTTGCCCACTGATTATGTCAGGCATGAGCAAAGCCGTTTGGCCAGATCTTCCCTTCCGATCGACATTTTTAATCGGCGACATGCCGACATCTCGGAGTAAAATGGCGGGCCATTGCCGTTCCATCCGTCAGTGGCATCGGCGCCCGCCATGGAGGCGGACGCGCTGCTGAAGAAGCTACGGGTGCTGGAGGAGGGGCACGCCGAGCTCAAGCGGGAGGTAGGCAGGCTCATGCCGGCGGACCGTCCCCGCGGCGCGCAGTCCGCGGCCCGGCGCCGCGCGCGGCTCTCGTCGTCGTGGCAGGTCGCCGCCCGCGGCAGGTTGCCCGACAGGCACTGCAACTGGATACTGCAGTCGCTGGGGCAGGCCGTGCACGTCATTGCCCCCGACGGGAGGTTCCTGTACTGGTGAGGTCCCCTTGCCTATCTTGTTTCGGCTGTGTGTGCTCATTGCTcaccaggtgctcgacgaaatgctggACTAGCGCTATTCATAGATTTCCTTTTGTCTTTTTAGATGGCGCGGCGATCGAAGTTCAGACATGGGGCTTTTGCTTAGTTGATTATGCAATCTTTGCTACCTAGTACGCCCTTTCCCCCTTTGGGTTGTATTGAACTGCCCTTGCATGAGTGCAGTCTCTAGCTTGTTCAAGTGATGACGCTACGGTGTTTTGTTGCGCTGACAGTGACTTTGGAAGTAAACCAATGGGATATTTTTTGGTTGCTTCTTGTGATCAACTCACCGTGCATACATAAACTTGGTTAGGTTAGTTCAAGCACTGAAGGGAGGTATCAGAAGAATGTTTTTCTCTGGCTGTTTCACCATGATATCATTCaagaaatattttatgttacacaTGTTAGTAAGCAAACTTGATCCCCTGATTTTCCTTTAGCAAATGTAGAAGCATCGTATCTGCCTTAGAGGTCTACAATGTCTCAGTTACTTGGAATATTTTTTTTTTGAAGCAACGAGCCTCCTCGTCGATTTCCAATAAAGAAACCGCCATCACCAGTACTACAAAGatacaaaaagtaaaaaaaaagcaaCAAGCCGCAGCCAAACAAAACTACAGAAACCAAACAAACCAGCTTCCCCCTCCCAGAACAGGAAAGGCTAGCAGTACTTGGAATAAAATGGTCAACAATCTTTCAATGCGGCATATTTCGTGAACATCTGTTTTGATGGTGGTTTTTATCAACCATTAATAGTCTCTGTACATAATATTTCTTATAGTTTTTTTATCTGATTTCAATTTGGAAAGCCTTAAACGATTGTTGGCGAAGTTATGCTGGTTTCTGGCAAGCTGTTTAATGTGAGATATGAGATTTAAGAAGGAACATCTAGTGAAAATGATCGCTCTTTTTTAATCTTGAGCCCTTGCTATTTTGTGAGTAGATTGCCACTGTGTCATTTTGCACCCGGTTTTGCAGAAGTTTCCGCTCTGTACCAGCTGGTTGAGTACAATAACTACGCACCAGGTCTCTTCAAACACGCATACAAAGAGTTCCAAAAATCTAAGGAAAATATATACAAGTGTATTATGGAATGACGTATATGCCTATAAAGTTTGCTAAAAGAACCATTTTTTGGTTAAAAATTGTGCACGTATCTTTAAATGGGATTGCTAAATCAGTCGATGCTATATTCGTGGGATCTTATGTGGAGATCCGTgcaaaaaatatttttattttttctttctttttatatgTTATATCACTTGACTtagacttggttaaatctcagtcgactgagatctaGCCACACCCATCTTTAAAGGAGCATATACTCGTATTTCATGAAGGTCTCCAATATTGATATTTTTCAACCAAAAATTACAGATATATTTCGTTGCATAGTACAATCAAAATGAGAACTTCTGTATTCGTGTCTATAGTATTCCTGGTGCAAAGTGCAATATATCGAAGCCGCCTAGGGCAAAGTGAAAACTTTTGCAAAAGTGACAGAACTAGCAATTTACTTAGTACAAAGTGCATTTCACTTTTTTTTATTAAAATACATAGCATATCTGATGCATGTAATTAGTATAGATCCAATTCTTATGTAGTAGGCATTCCTACTCACAATTGACTCTGCTAGTTTCTGTGTATGCATGTTTTACCAAATTCTTCCTTTTTGTTCTGTAATCTAGGAGCCGGTATTCTGAGCATATGTTTGGCTATTCTGCATCAGAAGCAATTGGCCGGAATGCCGTTGAATTAATCGTTCATCCCGCTGACTATGATGCAGCACAAATTGTCATCCAGAAAATATTTACGGGGAAGTGTTGGAGAGGGAAGTTTCCTGTTAAGAACAAGTCAGGTGAGAGGTTTCTTATTTTAATCCATAACAGCCCTTTATACGATGATGATGGTAGCTTGGTGGGCCTCATTGGTCTCTCGCTTGATGTATGGACATTAGAGGAGATATTTAGTCCCTCAGGCTCAGCGAAATCCTACCCAAGTACCAGAAAGTCCCAATTTCATGCTAACAACCGGCCTAAAAGTGATTCACTAAACGAACGTTCTCTTCACTCACAGCAACCTGTTCGATCTACTACCACCTCCAAGATAGTAACTTTGGTAAGTTGCATTGCTGAATAACAGAAGATATGATAATGCTGTTTAATTTCAATGGAAACTTACTCTTTCTGGTATTTATTCTTCATTGATTTCTTAGTGTATTCTTTTCTCGGTGTTGGAATAACAACACAGGTTACCAGTGTGACAAGTAGAGTCCGTTCTCGGATAAGGACATGTCAGAATGGCGATAAACAATATGGTAGTGACTGTGAGGGCCAGTATTCTGCACTTGATCTCCAAGCCGAGTTGGCAATAAGTGAAGAAAACACCCCTAGTGGGGATGTAATGCATCGTGTCTTTGTTGACAAGTCGTGCAAAAGTAGTGATGATTCAGGAGAGGGAAAAGTAGGGTTTCACAAGATATTTAATGCAAAGGCTGAGGCATTATTGGCGAAGAAGGGCATATGCCCTTGGAAAGGACATGAAATTGATGGGGGTTCCGGAAAGAATAACATGAACTCAATACAGTTGCATGATAAGCAAGAGAATGACCAGAATCATCAGAGAGTTGCAGTTCTAGAGCCTTTCATAATTCCAGACTGCCAAAACAGCGAATACACTTTGGCTAGCAAATATGAGGTCTCAGGTTCCTGGTGGGATTTCAACATAAACAGCATGAGTAGCATGAACAGCACTGGGAGTACTAACAGCAGCAGTATTGAGACAGTAGATTATGAAGCAGACTGCTCAGATTATGAGATTCTCTGGGAAGACCTAGTAATCGGAGAACAAGTAGGTCAAGGTAGTTACTTTTCCCTTTGCAATTACTCCATCTGTAGGCACTCAGATCTCTTgttaacatgtactccctccgttcggaattacttgtcttggatatggatgtatctagaactaaaatacatctagatacatccatttctgcgacaagtaattccgaacggagggagtacctcaaaCAATTTAGTACTAGGCATAGGCATAGCTTGTAATCGTAAGAACTACTTGAGCTGTTTGTTCTTTGTCAGTAATTCACACTATGCATGCATCTTAATAGCTCATAGGCATAGTCCAGATCAGTTATTTGTCAGTAAAATTCCTCGCTCTTCATGCTTCTTAATAAAAGCTTGTGTATTCTCCTCTTATCGTTGGCATAATCCAGATCAGTTATGTTTCTTCTAATCTTCATTAATCATAATAGTTCAGTTAATTTCATGATTTTACATTAGTCCCTGGTGGCATGAATGTCTATTCTGAGATCCTAAGTTGCAAGTGATACGCCTCCACAACAGTGATGACATTTTTGTTCATATGGTTAtgcatttactccctccgttccaaattactcgtcataaaaatggatgtatctagaactaaaatacatctacatacatccatacctgcgacaagtaattcggaacggagggagtacttgtttacTCCTGAAAGTCCATGTAGATAATCACACAGGATTAACAATGATATCCCTATTGTTAGACTGTTGTATGCAATCTGGTATTGTCCTTTTTCTTGTAACAAACAGGCTAGTTTGTGCTATTTTGACGTTCGATGCATACAGGTTGTTGCGGAACAGTGTATCATGCTCTGTGGCATGGCTCGGTAAGTTGGTATATCGTTTCTGTTGCATGGTAATGAATGGATTTTTACATCTTAACCATAAATTTTCAGTATCTATCCATGTTCCTGTAGGACGTGgcagctaaagtattctccaagcagGAATATTCAGAAGAAATGATAAATACCTTCAGACAAGAGGTGGGCATCTATATCTACATATAATTGCTCTAGAATTTGGGTATAATGGCAATGAAACTACATGATATCTACTGTGTTATTGAGACAGACACTCCACTACAGAAACTAAATGCAAGATTGCGACTAAACTCTGACACTCCATGATGTTCATAGAACCTACTGTTACTAGTTTCGCTATCCTTTGTTAATATAACCATGTGGATAAATATGAAGAAAACATATGGTGTTGACAAATCTTCACTTTTGTTGATTTTGTGTGTGGGTCAATTAGCATTACATCGACAATTTTAAATCCTGTGATCCCTTTTCCATATTTTGTGGCCATGACTATATTTATATCCTTCAAATGTGTAGGTATCATTGATGAAGAAACTACGACATCCCAATATAATACTTTTCATGGGTGCAGTTCTGTCGCAGCAACGACTTTGTATTGTTACTGAATTTCTCCCACGGTATGTTGTATATCTTCCTACACGTGTTTCTCATAGATACTAGTAAGAACATTTCTAAGGACTGATGGGTAGCTCAACGGCTGGCACGCATGGTTCTGTAAGCAACCACCCGTCTTTTATACTTCCCTCTTGTTCACAAAGTTGGGAGTGCTAATGCCCCCGGTTGTTTTCGGTTGATACTAAAAGCACTTCTGACATACCATGCATTGATTTTATTCTAGGTGGAGTTGTTTTTCTTTTCCATAGGTTTTGAACTATTCTTGCTATTGGAAATATAGTTTTGGCATTCTTTGGTAGCTGTGTAGAATTTATAATCTCACAAGAGCTCATTTTGTTTTACTTATTCTGTATAACACTTCCAAGCCCCATAATGCAGCGGGAGTTTGTTCCGGTTGCTCCGAACTAACATTGGCAAGATGGATCCAAGACGGAGAGTTAACATGGCTATAGACATTGTGAGTGTATTTTCTTTTAACAGCTGGTTAAGGAATCAGGAAATGTCCAGCCAAATATACTACATGGAACTTTTTGAGAAATGAACATGTTGTAACAGAAGAACTGGATAAACATTCTTCATTTGAAGATCTCAAGAGATGTTTTGAATAGATACAGAATTATTTTTTGCAATTGCCTAAAAGCGAAGTTAAACTGCATGTAGGCTAAGCCATATTTGTAGCTTAAGTATATGGAAGAATGATACGGAAAATAGGTGATATCATGTACCTGCCATCTAATATACTGTATCTTGTGCTATATCACACATTATGTTACTATTATAACTGAAGATTATATCAGCAAAATTCAATCATGATTCATGTGATCATGATATGCAATATTGTTACCA is from Triticum aestivum cultivar Chinese Spring chromosome 3A, IWGSC CS RefSeq v2.1, whole genome shotgun sequence and encodes:
- the LOC123063045 gene encoding uncharacterized protein isoform X3, with amino-acid sequence MEADALLKKLRVLEEGHAELKREVGRLMPADRPRGAQSAARRRARLSSSWQVAARGRLPDRHCNWILQSLGQAVHVIAPDGRFLYWSRYSEHMFGYSASEAIGRNAVELIVHPADYDAAQIVIQKIFTGKCWRGKFPVKNKSGERFLILIHNSPLYDDDGSLVGLIGLSLDVWTLEEIFSPSGSAKSYPSTRKSQFHANNRPKSDSLNERSLHSQQPVRSTTTSKIVTLVTSVTSRVRSRIRTCQNGDKQYGSDCEGQYSALDLQAELAISEENTPSGDVMHRVFVDKSCKSSDDSGEGKVGFHKIFNAKAEALLAKKGICPWKGHEIDGGSGKNNMNSIQLHDKQENDQNHQRVAVLEPFIIPDCQNSEYTLASKYEVSGSWWDFNINSMSSMNSTGSTNSSSIETVDYEADCSDYEILWEDLVIGEQVGQGCCGTVYHALWHGSDVAAKVFSKQEYSEEMINTFRQEVSLMKKLRHPNIILFMGAVLSQQRLCIVTEFLPRGSLFRLLRTNIGKMDPRRRVNMAIDIVIGAVGFMDHRLEIPRDVDPQWASMIQSCWDSDPQRRPSFQELLERLRELQKQYNVQAQTQRKEAGKVAGSMSVKDS
- the LOC123063045 gene encoding dual specificity protein kinase splA isoform X1, encoding MEADALLKKLRVLEEGHAELKREVGRLMPADRPRGAQSAARRRARLSSSWQVAARGRLPDRHCNWILQSLGQAVHVIAPDGRFLYWSRYSEHMFGYSASEAIGRNAVELIVHPADYDAAQIVIQKIFTGKCWRGKFPVKNKSGERFLILIHNSPLYDDDGSLVGLIGLSLDVWTLEEIFSPSGSAKSYPSTRKSQFHANNRPKSDSLNERSLHSQQPVRSTTTSKIVTLVTSVTSRVRSRIRTCQNGDKQYGSDCEGQYSALDLQAELAISEENTPSGDVMHRVFVDKSCKSSDDSGEGKVGFHKIFNAKAEALLAKKGICPWKGHEIDGGSGKNNMNSIQLHDKQENDQNHQRVAVLEPFIIPDCQNSEYTLASKYEVSGSWWDFNINSMSSMNSTGSTNSSSIETVDYEADCSDYEILWEDLVIGEQVGQGCCGTVYHALWHGSDVAAKVFSKQEYSEEMINTFRQEVSLMKKLRHPNIILFMGAVLSQQRLCIVTEFLPRGSLFRLLRTNIGKMDPRRRVNMAIDIARGMNYLHNSIPTVVHRDLKSPNLLVDKNWTVKVADFGLSRLKLETFLTTKTGKGTPQWMAPEVLRSEPSNEKSDVFSYGVVLWELVTQKIPWDTHNTMQVIGAVGFMDHRLEIPRDVDPQWASMIQSCWDSDPQRRPSFQELLERLRELQKQYNVQAQTQRKEAGKVAGSMSVKDS
- the LOC123063045 gene encoding probable serine/threonine-protein kinase DDB_G0267514 isoform X2; the protein is MEADALLKKLRVLEEGHAELKREVGRLMPADRPRGAQSAARRRARLSSSWQVAARGRLPDRHCNWILQSLGQAVHVIAPDGRFLYWSRYSEHMFGYSASEAIGRNAVELIVHPADYDAAQIVIQKIFTGKCWRGKFPVKNKSEEIFSPSGSAKSYPSTRKSQFHANNRPKSDSLNERSLHSQQPVRSTTTSKIVTLVTSVTSRVRSRIRTCQNGDKQYGSDCEGQYSALDLQAELAISEENTPSGDVMHRVFVDKSCKSSDDSGEGKVGFHKIFNAKAEALLAKKGICPWKGHEIDGGSGKNNMNSIQLHDKQENDQNHQRVAVLEPFIIPDCQNSEYTLASKYEVSGSWWDFNINSMSSMNSTGSTNSSSIETVDYEADCSDYEILWEDLVIGEQVGQGCCGTVYHALWHGSDVAAKVFSKQEYSEEMINTFRQEVSLMKKLRHPNIILFMGAVLSQQRLCIVTEFLPRGSLFRLLRTNIGKMDPRRRVNMAIDIARGMNYLHNSIPTVVHRDLKSPNLLVDKNWTVKVADFGLSRLKLETFLTTKTGKGTPQWMAPEVLRSEPSNEKSDVFSYGVVLWELVTQKIPWDTHNTMQVIGAVGFMDHRLEIPRDVDPQWASMIQSCWDSDPQRRPSFQELLERLRELQKQYNVQAQTQRKEAGKVAGSMSVKDS
- the LOC123063045 gene encoding dual specificity protein kinase shkB isoform X4, whose protein sequence is MEADALLKKLRVLEEGHAELKREVGRLMPADRPRGAQSAARRRARLSSSWQVAARGRLPDRHCNWILQSLGQAVHVIAPDGRFLYWSRYSEHMFGYSASEAIGRNAVELIVHPADYDAAQIVIQKIFTGKCWRGKFPVKNKSGERFLILIHNSPLYDDDGSLVGLIGLSLDVWTLEEIFSPSGSAKSYPSTRKSQFHANNRPKSDSLNERSLHSQQPVRSTTTSKIVTLVTSVTSRVRSRIRTCQNGDKQYGSDCEGQYSALDLQAELAISEENTPSGDVMHRVFVDKSCKSSDDSGEGKVGFHKIFNAKAEALLAKKGICPWKGHEIDGGSGKNNMNSIQLHDKQENDQNHQRVAVLEPFIIPDCQNSEYTLASKYEVSGSWWDFNINSMSSMNSTGSTNSSSIETVDYEADCSDYEILWEDLVIGEQVGQGCCGTVYHALWHGSDVAAKVFSKQEYSEEMINTFRQEVSLMKKLRHPNIILFMGAVLSQQRLCIVTEFLPRGSLFRLLRTNIGKMDPRRRVNMAIDIARGMNYLHNSIPTVVHRDLKSPNLLVDKNWTVKTLVFHV